Proteins from a single region of Harpia harpyja isolate bHarHar1 chromosome 14, bHarHar1 primary haplotype, whole genome shotgun sequence:
- the LOC128150609 gene encoding myosin heavy chain, skeletal muscle, adult-like encodes MTSADSEMAVFGEAAPYLRKSEKERIAAQNKPFDAKTSVFVAHPKESFVKGTIQSKESGKVTVKTEGGETLTVKEDQVFPMNPPKYDKVEDMAMMTHLHEPAVLYNLKERYAAWMIYTYSGLFCVTVNPYKWLPVYNPEVVLAYRGKKRQEAPPHIFSISDNAYQFMLTDRENQSILITGESGAGKTVNTKRVIQYFATIAASGEKKKEEQSGKMQGTLEDQIISANPLLEAFGNAKTVRNDNSSRFGKFIRIHFGATGKLASADIETYLLEKSRVTFQLKAERSYHIFYQITSNKKPELIEMLLITTNPYDYPFVSQGEITVPSIDDKEELMATDSAIDILGFTAEEKTAIYKLTGAVMHYGNLKFKQKPREEQAEPDGTEVADKAAYLMGLNSADMLKALCYPRVKVGNEYVTKGQTAQQVHNAVGALAKAVYERMFLWMVFRINQQLDTKQPRQYFIGVLDIAGFEIFDFNSFEQLCINFTNEKLQQFFNHHMFVLEQEEYKKEGIEWTFIDFGMDLAACIELIEKPMGIFSILEEECMFPKATDTSFKNKLYDQHLGKSSNFQKPKPTKGKAEAHFSLIHYAGTVDYNITGWLEKNKDPLNETVIGLYQKSSVKTLALLFANYGGAEAEASAGKKGGKKKGSSFQTVSALFRENLNKLMTNLRSTHPHFVRCIIPNETKTPGAMEHELVLHQLRCNGVLEGIRICRKGFPNRVLYADFKQRYKVLNASAIPEGQFIDSKKACEKLLGSIDIDHTQYKFGHTKVFFKAGLIGLLEEMRDEKLAQLITRTQARCRGFLMRMEYQRMVERRESIFCIQYNIRAFMNVKHWPWMKLFFKIKPLLKSAESEKEMANMKQEFEKIKEELAKSEAKRKELEEKMVKLMQEKNDLQLQVQAEADALADAEERCDQLIKTKIQLEAKVKEVTERAEDEEEINAELTAKKRKLEDECSELKKDIDDLELTLAKVEKEKHATENKVKNLTEEMAALDETIAKLTKEKKALQEAHQQTLDDLQAEEDKVNTLTKAKTKLEQQVDDLEGSLEQEKKLRMDLERAKRKLEGDLKLAHDSIMDLENDKQQLDEKLKKKDFEISQIQSKIEDEQLLGMQLQKKIKELQARIEELEEEIEAERTSRAKAEKHRADLSRELEEISERLEEAGGATAAQIEMNKKREAEFQKMRRDLEEATLQHEATAAALRKKHADSTAELGEQIDNLQRVKQKLEKEKSELKMEIDDLASNMESVSKAKANLEKMCRTLEDQLSEYKTKEEQNQRMISDLSAQRARLQTESGEYARQVDEKDALISQLSRGKQAFTQQIEELKRQLEEEIKAKNALAHGLQSARHDCDLLREQYEEEQEAKGELQRALSKANSEVAQWRTKYETDAIQRTEELEEAKKKLAQRLQDAEEHVEAVNAKCASLEKTKQRLQNEVEDLMIDVERANAACAALDKKQKNFDKILAEWKQKYEETQAELEASQKESRSLSTELFKMKNAYEESLDHLETLKRENKNLQQEIADLTEQIAEGGKAIHELEKVKKQIEQEKSEIQAALEEAEASLEHEEGKILRLQLELNQVKSEIDRKIAEKDEEIDQMKRNHLRIVESLQSSLDAEIRSRNEALRLKKKMEGDLNEMEIQLSHANRVAAEAQKNLRNTQAVLKDTQIHLDDALRTQEDLKEQVAMVERRANLLQAEIEELRAALEQTERSRKVAEQELLDATERVQLLHTQNTSLINTKKKLETDIAQIQGEMEDTIQEARNAEEKAKKAITDAAMMAEELKKEQDTSAHLERMKKNLDQTVKDLQHRLDEAEQLALKGGKKQIQKLEARVRELEGEVDAEQKRSAEAVKGMRKYERRVKELTYQSEEDRKNILRLQDLVDKLQMKVKSYKRQAEEAEELSNVNLSKFRKIQHELEEAEERADIAESQVNKLRVKSREFHSKKIGEEE; translated from the exons ATGACTTCTGCAGACTCTGAGATGGCTGTCTTTGGAGAGGCGGCTCCCTATCTCCGAAAGTCAGAGAAGGAAAGAATTGCGGCCCAGAACAAGCCTTTTGATGCCAAGACATCCGTCTTTGTGGCCCATCCTAAAGAATCCTTTGTGAAAGGGACAATCCAGAGCAAGGAATCAGGGAAGGTCACTGTCAAGACTGAAGGTGGAGAG ACTCTGACTGTGAAGGAAGATCAGGTCTTCCCCATGAACCCTCCCAAGTACGATAAAGTCGAGGACATGGCCATGATGACCCACCTCCACGAACCCGCTGTGCTGTACAACCTCAAAGAGCGTTATGCAGCCTGGATGATCTAC ACCTACTCGGGTCTCTTCTGCGTCACTGTCAACCCCTACAAGTGGCTGCCGGTGTACAACCCGGAGGTGGTGTTGGCCTACCGAGGCAAGAAGCGCCAGGAGGCCCCTCCACACATCTTCTCCATCTCTGACAATGCCTATCAGTTCATGCTGACTG ATCGCGAGAACCAGTCGATCCTGATCAC TGGAGAATCTGGTGCAGGGAAGACTGTGAACACAAAGCGTGTCATCCAGTACTTTGCAACAATTGCAGCAAgtggggagaagaagaaggaagagcagtCAGGCAAAATGCAG GGAACGCTTGAGGATCAAATCATCAGTGCCAACCCACTGCTGGAAGCCTTTGGAAACGCCAAGACCGTCAGGAATGACAACTCCTCACGCTTT GGCAAATTCATCAGAATCCACTTTGGAGCTACAGGCAAACTGGCTTCTGCTGACATTGAAACTT ATCTGCTGGAGAAGTCCAGAGTCACTTTCCAGCTCAAGGCAGAAAGAAGCTACCACATATTTTATCAAATCACGTCCAACAAGAAGCCAGAACTAATTG aaatgctcctCATCACCACCAACCCATATGACTACCCTTTTGTGAGTCAAGGTGAGATCACTGTTCCCAGCATTGATGACAAGGAGGAGCTGATGGCTACAGAT AGTGCCATTGACATCCTGGGCTTCACTGCTGAGGAGAAGACTGCCATCTACAAGCTGACAGGGGCTGTCATGCACTACGGGAACTTGAAGTTCAAGCAGAAGCCaagagaggagcaggcagagccagaTGGAACAGAAG TGGCTGACAAGGCTGCCTACCTTATGGGTCTGAATTCAGCTGACATGCTCAAGGCACTGTGCTACCCCCGAGTCAAGGTTGGGAATGAATATGTGACCAAGGGTCAAACTGCACAGCAG gtGCACAATGCTGTAGGTGCTTTAGCAAAGGCTGTCTATGAGAGGATGTTCTTGTGGATGGTTTTTCGTATCAATCAACAGCTGGATACGAAGCAGCCTAGACAGTACTTTATTGGTGTCCTGGACATTGCTGGCTTTGAAATCTTTGAT tttaacAGCTTTGAGCAGCTGTGCATCAACTTCACCAATGAGAAACTGCAACAGTTCTTCAACCACCACATGttcgtgctggagcaggaggagtacAAGAAGGAAGGAATTGAATGGACATTCATTGACTTTGGGATGGACCTGGCTGCCTGCATTGAGCTCATTGAGAAG CCCATGGGCATCTTCTCCATCCTGGAAGAGGAGTGCATGTTCCCCAAGGCAACTGACACCTCTTTCAAGAACAAGCTCTATGACCAGCACCTGGGCAAGTCCAGCAACTTCCAGAAGCCCAAGCCTACCAAAGGCAAGGCTGAGGCCCACTTCTCCCTGATACACTATGCTGGCACAGTAGACTACAACATCACTGGCTGGCTGGAGAAGAACAAAGACCCCCTGAATGAAACTGTCATTGGGTTGTACCAGAAATCATCTGTGAAGACACTGGCCTTACTCTTTGCCAACTATGGTGGAGCAGAAGCGG AGGCCAGTGCTGGCAAGAAAGGTGGCAAGAAGAAGGGTTCTTCCTTCCAGACTGTCTCAGCTCTTTTCCGG GAGAATTTAAACAAGCTGATGACCAATCTGCGAAGCACCCACCCCCATTTTGTACGCTGCATCATCCCAAATGAAACGAAAACACCTG GTGCCATGGAGCATGAACTGGTGCTTCACCAGCTGCGGTGTAATGGCGTGCTGGAAGGGATCAGAATTTGCAGGAAAGGATTTCCCAACAGAGTCCTGTATGCAGATTTTAAACAGAG ATACAAAGTATTAAATGCAAGTGCTATCCCAGAGGGACAGTTCATTGACAGCAAGAAGGCTTGTGAGAAACTTCTTGGATCAATTGATATAGACCACACTCAATACAAATTTGGTCACACCAAG GTGTTCTTCAAAGCTGGGCTGATAGGCCTCTTGGAAGAGATGAGGGATGAGAAACTGGCACAGCTCATCACTCGCACACAGGCCAGGTGCAGGGGCTTCCTGATGAGAATGGAATACCAAAGAATGGTGGAGAGGAG AGAGTCCATCTTTTGCATCCAGTACAATATTCGTGCATTCATGAACGTCAAGCACTGGCCCTGGATGAAGCTGTTCTTCAAGATCAAGCCCTTGCTGAAGAGTGCAGAATCTGAGAAGGAGATGGCCAACATGAAACAAGAGTTTGAGAAAATCAAGGAAGAGCTTGCAAAGTCTGAGGCaaagaggaaggagctggaggagaaaatggTGAAACTGATGCAGGAGAAAAATGATCTGCAGCTCCAAGTGCAGGCT GAAGCTGATGCTTTGGCTGATGCTGAGGAAAGGTGTGACCAgctcatcaaaaccaaaatccagctGGAAGCCAAAGTTAAAGAGGTGACTGAAAGGGCTGAGGATGAGGAAGAAATTAATGCTGAGCTGACAGCCAAGAAGAGGAAACTGGAGGATGAATgttcagagctgaagaaagatATTGATGATCTTGAGTTAACACTGGCCAAGGTTGAGAAGGAAAAACATGCCACCGAAAACAAA GTGAAAAACCTCACAGAGGAGATGGCAGCCCTGGATGAGACCATTGCCAAGctgacaaaagagaagaaagccctCCAAGAGGCCCATCAGCAGACACTGGATGacctgcaggcagaagaggacaAAGTCAATACGCTGACCAAAGCTAAGAccaagctggagcagcaagtggaCGAT CTGGAAGGGTCCCTGGAGCAAGAGAAGAAACTGCGCATGGACCTTGAGAGAGCTAAGAGGAAACTCGAAGGAGACCTGAAGCTGGCCCACGACAGCATAATGGATTTGGAAAATGATAAGCAGCAGctggatgagaagctgaagaa GAAAGACTTTGAAATCAGCCAGATCCAGAGCAAAATTGAGGATGAGCAACTTCTGGGCATGCAATTACAGAAGAAGATCAAGGAGCTGCAG GCTCGTATTGAGGAACTGGAGGAGGAAATTGAGGCAGAGCGAACCTCTCGGGCAAAAGCAGAGAAGCATCGGGCTGACCTCTCGAGGGAGCTAGAGGAGATCAGCGAGCgcctggaagaagcaggagggGCTACCGCAGCTCAGATTGAGATGAACAAGAAGCGTGAGGCAGAATTTCAGAAGATGCGCCGTGACCTCGAAGAGGCCACGCTGCAGCACGAAGCCACGGCTGCCGCCCTGCGGAAGAAGCACGCGGACAGCACAGCTGAGCTTGGGGAGCAGATCGACAACCTGCAACgagtgaagcagaagctggagaaggagaagagtgAGCTGAAGATGGAGATTGATGACTTGGCCAGTAACATGGAGTCTGTCTCCAAAGCCAAG GCAAATCTGGAGAAGATGTGCCGTACTCTGGAGGACCAACTAAGTGAATATAAAACAAAGGAGGAGCAGAATCAGCGCATGATTAGCGATCTCAGTGCTCAAAGAGCTCGTCTGCAGACAGAATCTG GTGAATATGCACGTCAGGTGGAtgaaaaagatgctttaattTCTCAGCTGTCTAGAGGGAAACAGGCTTTCACCCAGCAGATTGAAGAATTGAAGCGGCAACTAGAGGAAGAGATAAAG GCCAAGAATGCCCTGGCCCATGGCTTGCAGTCTGCTCGCCACGACTGTGACTTGCTCCGGGAACAGtatgaggaggagcaggaagcCAAGGGAGAGCTGCAGCGTGCCCTGTCCAAGGCCAACAGTGAAGTGGCCCAGTGGAGAACCAAATACGAGACGGATGCTATTCAGCGCacggaggagctggaggaagccaA AAAGAAGCTGGCACAGCGCCTGCAGGATGCAGAGGAACATGTTGAAGCTGTAAATGCCAAATGTGCTTCCctggaaaagacaaagcagaggctgcagaATGAAGTGGAGGACCTGATGATTGACGTGGAGCGAGCGAATGCTGCCTGCGCAGCTCtggataagaagcagaagaactTTGACAAG ATCCTGGCAGAATGGAAGCAGAAGTACGAGGAAACGCAGGCTGAGCTGGAAGCCTCCCAGAAGGAGTCTCGGTCTCTCAGCACAGAGCTGTTTAAGATGAAGAATGCCTATGAGGAGTCCTTGGACCACCTGGAGACCCTGAAGCGTGAGAACAAGAACTTGCAGC AGGAGATTGCTGACCTCACGGAGCAGATTGCCGAGGGAGGAAAGGCGATTCATGAGCTGGAGAAAGTCAAGAAGCAGATTGAGCAGGAGAAATCTGAAATCCAGGCTGCCTTGGAAGAAGCTGAG GCCTCCCTGGAACATGAAGAGGGGAAGATCCTGCGCCTCCAGCTTGAACTCAACCAGGTGAAGTCTGAGATTGACAGGAAGATAGCAGAGAAAGATGAGGAGATCGACCAGATGAAGAGAAACCACCTCAGAATTGTGGAGTCCTTACAGAGCAGCCTGGATGCTGAGATCAGGAGCAGGAATGAAGCCCTGCGTCTCAAGAAGAAGATGGAGGGGGACCTGAATGAAATGGAGATCCAGCTGAGCCATGCCAACCGCGTGGCTGCAGAGGCACAAAAGAACCTGAGAAACACACAGGCAGTGCTCAAG GATACCCAGATACACCTGGACGATGCTCTCAGGACACAGGAGGACCTGAAGGAGCAGGTGGCCATGGTGGAGCGCAGAGCAAACCTGTTGCAGGCTGAAATTGAGGAGCTAcgggcagccctggagcagaCGGAGCGGTCGAGGAAAGTGGCTGAGCAGGAGCTTCTGGATGCCACTGAACGTGTGCAGCTTCTCCATACCCAG AACACCAGCTTGATCAACACTAAGAAGAAGCTGGAAACAGACATTGCCCAAATTCAGGGTGAAATGGAGGACACGATCCAGGAAGCCCGCAATGCTGAAGAGAAGGCCAAGAAGGCCATCACAGAT GCGGCCATGAtggcagaagagctgaagaaggagcaggacaccaGCGCCCACCtggagaggatgaagaagaaCCTGGACCAGACGGTGAAGGACCTGCAGCACCGTCTGGATGAAGCTGAGCAGTTGGCCCTAAAGGGAGGCAAGAAGCAAATCCAGAAGCTGGAGGCCAGA GTGCGGGAGCTGGAAGGGGAGGTTGATGCTGAGCAGAAGCGCAGCGCTGAAGCCGTGAAGGGTATGCGCAAGTACGAGAGGAGGGTGAAGGAGCTGACCTACCAG TCTGAGGAAGACCGTAAGAATATTCTCAGGCTGCAGGATCTGGTGGACAAGCTGCAAATGAAGGTGAAATCCTACAAGAGACAAGCTGAGGAGGCT GAGGAGCTGTCCAATGTCAACCTCTCCAAATTCCGCAAGATCCAGCACGAGCTGGAGGAAGCTGAGGAGCGGGCTGACATTGCAGAGTCGCAGGTCAACAAGCTCCGAGTGAAGAGTCGGGAGTTTCACAGCAAGAAGATAGGGGAGGAAGAGTGA